TGTCTCAGGCAAAGCCTTTGATATAATTCCAACAGGCAAGCCTTGCTTTTTGGAGACCTTTTGTCCACAGTTCATCACACATCTCCCAGGAACACCCCTGAAATCAGCAGGTACGTGTCTAAACCCAAGCACCACAGTCCTAGAGGCACCCTCCAATATGAGGTAGCTGAAGGAAGGAGCTGTCTAAGAAGGGTTTGAACCCCTCTAATTTCACCTTGGCCAGTCCTCAGGCAGAGTGAGGCTCAGCttacaaagctgtggctcagGATCCCTCGGTGAACCTTGCCACCTCAAATTTATGGTTCCTTTCTCAAATCAGCCCTTAGTCCATAATAAGGTGCTACTCTCCTGAAGGGGCTCTGTGAAGACTCATGGCCACATCTGACAAACAGAGACTTAATATTTTTAACACAGCAAGATTACCACCCCCTGGTTTGAATGGTGCTTTTGGTCAGAGGCACAATTCAGGCTGAGTCCTTTGCCACATTGGCACAAAGCATCACTGCGAGTTTACTgggaatctctgctctgctcctgcttataatttctttttccatttacaaGTGGCTGCTCAATACACTGAGCTTACCATGAGCACTTTTCTCTCACCTCCCTGTATGCCATGAATTCAATCAGGCAGGTATCAAAGCCTCCTCTTATCAGAGCACTTCCCCAGGAAACTCGTCATGCTTCTGTGAACACAGGGCACCTGCCAATAAGGCAAACCCATTTTCAGATTTAACTTTGGGATATTATGTATAAAAAGTAAGAGTACACATCAAttagcagcagagctggctgggccTGCCATCCAAATGGAGTTCCCTGTAAGTATACCTATCACTTTCTCATAAAACTCTTAAGTCTGGGCAGCTTTTAAATGGTTTTGAGCTTTTCTTGGCACTGAGTGAACTCTTAGTGATTTCTGACAAAGTGAAAATGCCAAAGGGCATTTTCAAAGGGAAAATGCCAAAGGGGTGGGGACTGCAGGGGAGAAATCTCCCATTTGGCAGGGATGGAGCTCCACATGCTCAAACATGAAAGAGAGAAGCGCTCTGTTCCAGGGGCGACACACACTCGTGACATGTCCACAGGACAAGATTCTCTCCTTCACCACTCAGAGGCAAACCAACAGTCTCAGCAAGTCACATAAAGTTAGGGCTCAGCTGTTTGCTGAGAGTGTGACACGAGAGACTCCAAGTGCAGGATGGTGACACTGAGGTATAGACAGCAGCCTGAAACTGGTGCAGGGAAAATTCCCAAGCATTACTTTTAAATACTCTGAGTCCAACGTGGACCTTTTTCATCAAAATCCTCCTTTGaaggagataaaatctgggaCCAATTCAATGCTCACAGGATTGTCTTCAAGAGAATAATTGTTCACAATAGTTCTCTGAAAAGAATTTTTCATCATAAATAGGAAATTTCTCCAAAAGTTTTCAGCAGTGGTTCGGACAAACCCGAGCACAGCAAGCTTGTGAGTTGTTGAAACTCTGTGGCTTTATAAAGGGATAACAAATGTTTGATGTCCCAGTTTTCTGAACAGAAGTGCCTGTGCCTCCCTTTAGACTGTCAGTCCAGTATTTGGAGGATGAGATCACTGTGAAGATGCTCAGGTGCCTTTGCTGCTGTGTTCCAGGCACAGAGCTGGAATGTGCACCCATATTCCAGTTCTTCACAACAGGTGCACATGGACATTTCTCAGATCTGCTCCATGTCTGACATCAAAAGCTCGAGGTGAAAAGCTCACTCCTACTTAGAAAATATTTGAGAGCACATTTTTTCCAATAAGTTATTGAATTGGGGCTGGGCAAGTTTTCAGAACTCCCTTCTTGCCTGGGCAAGGTGCAGTGCTGGGGCTAAGATCCATTTCTATGCATGTGTTCTGTGAAATCATCAACAAATAATTCTCCTGCATATTTCAATCCTCTTCAATTGCACCCCACTGCAAAGAAAGTGCTGAGTCTGTACACACAGTAAACAGGAAGCCAAAATTATTTTAAGACAGCAAATAATTTGACGTCTTGATGATCTTGACAAGTTTTGAATTCCAAATGTTCATTTCAGGTTGTTGTGATTGCTTCTCTCCTTGGAGTTTTCCTGGCTCCTGCTCTTGCCAACCTTGTAAGTATAGAGCTACACACAGCTACTCACCACTGCCACAAGAACAACTGGCTTTAGCTCTTACCTCTGAGAAATGGGTTTCTGGAAGTGAAGCTGCTTTTTAAAGTCTGATACTTAGAAGAAAATTGCGTTTTAATTTTTCTACGATAATTAAGAAATTATTTCCATGCTTGGTGTATCAAGGGGGGAAAAGAAAGTTACCGTACATGGAATCAGGGAAGTCTGTCCTCAGATAAGCATAAACACTGAAATAAATGATGGGGAGAGAAACAAATATTTACATGATTGGTCTGACCACAAAATACAGTAGAATATTATAAGTAATCTGGTGCCAGCAAGATCCTGCGGGGAAAAGAACAGTAAGGAATTCTTTTGATTACTTAGAAAGTAAAGGCTTCCCATCCTCATTCTGAGCCAAGAAATCATCTCCTCTTTAATCTCATCTCCAAGAGCAGTGATTTCCCAAAACACAGCTACTGCACCTAATGCTTTACAGAGAGAAACACTGCTGGGAATCCGGGAAGCTAAATCCTTACCTCTTTAATTTTTTCCAAAAATCAGAACATGGAGAACAACTTTAATGGGCAGCCCAGTGAAAACTCAATCCACTCTGAGATCAGGGTCAGCACAAACCCAAGGGATGGGTCTGAGCCCTGGAAAACCATCTGGGACTTCGAGGCTGTAAGTAGCTGCCACCATGGCACAAGAAAAATGGCAAGAGAGACAAACGCCTtctaaaaaccaccaaaacatcAACAAAATTTCATTGTATTTTAGATGACATGCTTGAAAATGTGCTCCTTCAGCCTTGGGATTGTTTCTGCTGGCCACTGTGTGCTGCATTAGCTTTTCAGCAGCAAATTCCTTCACCTGCCCTCAGCAGCAGAACACACCATACACGTGGCATTACTGGAGGAGGCAATTTACCTTTTAGCAAAGTCTCTTGTCAGCCTTCATGAGACATTTGCCTAAACAATATAATTGAAAGGACCAATATTTTTCTTTCCCCATGACTATTTGCACTGCAGGAAGCCTTTCTTCTAACCAGTGCCTCTCTCTAGCAACGCACTTCCCTTTCCCCATATATTGTTTGCAACAAAAAGGGGTTTTTGTTTAACAGGGCTATGTTGCAACCAAGGTTTTCTCAAAGAACACTTGCATCATTGCTACAACCAGCAAGAGGCTTTGGCTTGGCAAACCCTTTCCTACACCACCTCCAGGAGACAAGGTAGGATGGAGGTTGAAAGTGAGGCAAAAGATTGTCAGTGAAAAGCATTTGTTCCTACACATGCAGGAGAAAAGGCTCCAAGAATTGAAGAAACATTGTCAGCAGGGCAGAGTCGCTCTAAAAGTTCCTTCAAAAGTTGCATTGCCCAGGAACAACACCAATTACTGTTCAGCCTGGTCTTGGATACTACCAGGgaggaggcagccacagcttctctgggcaacttgtgccagggcctccctacCCGCatggggaagaatttcttcccagtatcccatctgaccctgccctctggcagtgggaagccatttctCCTTGTCCTTTCACTCCAGACCCTTGTTAATAGTCTTGTCCAGTCTTTTCTGCTGgctccttcaggtactggaaggccatgATGAGGTCACCTGAAACTTCTCTCCTCTAGCATGAACAATCCCAATCATCTCACCCTTTGCTCACCTGAGAGCTGCTCAATCCCTCTGATCatgctggtgcctcctctgggctctctccagctgctccaggtccttcctgggccccagggctgggggcagctctgcagatggGTCTCACCTGatcagaggggcagaatccccctggagctgctgcccatgctggggtcaGCCCAGCACTGAGGGGTTCCTGGGCTGTTGGTGTACCTTGGTGGGTCAtgcccagcctctcacccaccaggtCCTTCTCGGCAGGGCTGCTCTCGATATTCTTTGCCAGTTCTGGACTCCAGTTTTGGTTCTCCTCAATGCTGTTTTCTGGCTGTTTCTCTGATGCTCAGGTACTTGGGCCTTACCAGCTGCCGCCCAGAGAGAATCGCTTCATTATCTCCAGGAACAGACTGCAGAGCTTGAGCCCGTATGGGAAACGCATCCAAGCCCTGTGCAGAGGAATCCCCTCCTACCTCGCTTACCCAGCTCCTGGTGAGTCTGCTACTGACGGCCCTGGAGCTCCAAAATGTGCACAGGTTGACAGGAGTACAAAAGATTCAAGCAAACATGAGCATGTCACTGACTGAGATCCTGTGTTTGCGGTGGCTTTGTATACATCCATGCACACACAGCTCGGGAAATGCAGGTCTGTCACTCTCCTGAGTGACCTGGAGCCCGGCCATTCTCAGGAAGGTTCTGGGCTCTAGCTCTTGACATCAATCTGGAATTTTTAGGCAACTAGTTGGAAGCATTTCAGCTACATTTTTACCTTCATATTTTCTCAGTTCAAATCTAAttggttttttcttcttctttcaggATCAAACTTTTTAAGGGGATCAAACTTCTCATCAGGATGAAGCTTCTTGGAGTGAGATATTTCATGATTGAAATTTAACATTAATGAGCTGCCTGTTATTACTGTGGTTACTCCTGACAAAATCTGCAGAAGAAAATTCATAGAACTGTGTACCCATTAGAAAGATTTTTCTCCTTGATAATCTTCTCTTGATCATATTTTCAATCATTTATATTTCTTCTGCTCTGTATGGAAGCTGTTGAGTCTCAGTAAAATTTATCATCAACCTACACTGGTCTGTGCTGTGTTTTTACAAATCCTTTGAAAAAGCAGAAGCAATTCCAAAGACAAGTTGCAAAACTAATGTTCTtgcaaaatcccaattttggcatTTAAAGCTCTTCCAGTACAACTTCTCAGGGAGAGTTCACATGCTGCCTTGAGTAATTATTCATCAATACTGGAAGAAAATGGTGCTATACCTACTACAATGCCTGCTGCAATACTGTCCCCAGGAGAGTAAAACACTGCCAGCAAGGTGCAGCTGCTCACAAAACTGCTTTAACTTCATGCACTTAAGAGGAAAAATCTGCCAACAACTGTAAATCAATAAAGCTGGAAAGGTGTAAATGTCTCAGGGCTGCTTTGACAAGTCCACAGAGGCATAGATGCCTCAGCCCTCAGTGCCACATTTTAGTGGGTGCTATGGTGACCTGATAACATACAGTATATTTTGGAAGGTAAAAAGGCTTTCACATATTTTGTCTAATGCAAAGCTTTTTATGTTCTTGTTTAAGCCCTGGGATATCTCCGGTCTTAAGTTTGATGTGAATTTTCAAAAGTAAATAGTACATGTTAGAAAAATACTAGAAACATATTTAATTTTTCACTGCAAATGGATTCCTATTGATAACTATCAGACTCCAGGAGGTCAAAAGGTTCAAAAGTACAATCCCCATGTTTATCAAGTACACCAGGAAATAATTTTCAGGGACAAATGACAGGGAAACAAATGACAAAATAATGTTATTGCACACTCAGCATTTTTACTATGATTTCTGAAAACATATAAAAGGTGGAGGGTTCACACTGCTCGTTCTACCTGCCGGAGCATCAGCTCTGCAGTCAGGATGCATCTCTCTGTAAGTATGCATGCTTTTCTACCTTATGAACTGAAACTTTGATTCAAACCCATTCCTTTATCTCTCAGAAGGGCTCCTGCCTCTCTGGAGCACTGAGGATTTCTCTGGGAACATCGTGCTCCTccagaaggagcagctcagcccctGGGGTAAAGCAAGGATGCTTCCCTTTGGGGGCACTGATGCAATCCCAGGTTGAAAGCAAAAAAAGGATCCAAGGAGGACCCTTGAACATCAGATTAGGAAAAGGGAAGGACTCCCATGACCAGATTTGTCAGCCAGAGCTGCAGTTACATTTTGTATTTGGTTTTCATTTCAGATTTGGACGGCAGTCCTTCTAGGACTCGTCCTGAATCCAGCCCTTGCTGATTACGTGAGTACAAATGAACAATTTCTACATGCATGGCTACTTTGCCTCTATTCCCTGCTTCATGAAATCTCCTTGATTCTTTCTCCAACACTTTGAAGGAAAAGAATTGAAGTCTTCTCAAACAGATGAAACTCTAAAGGAACCAAATCACAGGTGTCAGATGCAGCAATGATTCATGGAATCCTTGAAAAGTATTCTTACAGCTACTGCTCAATGCCAATGCCTTGATTCTGGGTCTGTTTAAAAATACTGAGGCCACTTCTGGCTCTTAGAGGGGGGGCACAGAACTTTTCCTATTGTACCAAGGGTTTTTTAAAAGCAAGGGAGACAACACTGACTAATGTTACCATCTAAAAGTGCTCCATTTGGTTTTCCAGTCTCAGAAGACAAATGGAAACCAGCAAATCATCTTTGGTGGAGACTCTCAAATCACTATCACCGGTATCTCACAAGGCGTGAAGCTCAATAGTCAAACAAGGGTGGCAATCATCGAGCAAAAGAGCCAAACTTTATCATGGAAAACCATCTGGAACTACAACAGGGTGAGTGGATGGGAGTGGGATTGTCAAAAAGGTGACCCAGGGATGGGgcttgtttctgtattctgatcATCTGAAGTAAACAACGTGGGGTAGAAACTCTTGGTATTTGTTACTGCTTCTATCCCAACTTTGCAACCTCAACAGTTGGAGAAACTGAGTTCTGAATGctaaatacttttattttacaGGGTGTCATTGCAACCAAAATCATACAGCAGAACACCTGCTACATTTCCATCATGAACAGAACTGACATACCCAGTTTTAATAGTCTGGCCCGACTGGCGGCAGAGAGCAGGGTAAGAATCCAAAGGAGTAGCACATTCCTGGCCCTGGAGTTTATTAGCTCATTTccccttctgcttcttcttcctgCAGAGGATCAGGTTATGTCTAGTGGCAGGATTTCCCTTCACTCAACAGTAATGTAGATTGGAAATTTCTTGTAGGAATGTTTTGCCAAAAGAAGAAAGGGGCTGCATTATTCCCTCACCCAACTCTACTTTCTCTGAGGATGTTGAGCTCTGCAGCTTGCTGGGCAACCCATGTGCTTTTGCTACTGCCTTCAAGGCTTGCTAGTGGTCCCACAAGCCACAAGGGATTAAAAATTGTCCCTAATAGCAGCTGGGAATCAACCAGCCCCAAGTCATCCTCCCAGAGCTAGGAATATCTCAAGTAGGAACCAGCTCCTGACACTGAGCTTGCTGAATGCTGGTTTTTGATGTTTAGAACCTGGTTGGTGTTCTTGGAAGACCTACCAAGGAGATCACCTTTGTCACCAGTGGACTGGTCAACAACCTCTACTCCTATGGAACTGAGATTGCGGCTATGTGCAGCGGAGTCACCACCTACATGGCTTATGAAGTTCATGGTGAGTGAATTCATGGTAATACTGAGTGTTACTGACCTGGCCTTTTTGTCTCCTGGGGCATGACTCAGGCACAGAGGCTGCTCTTCCACTTTGGGGCAGACAGAAACCAAGGGCTTCAGCAGTTGCACAAAGGGTTTGGCACCTTGGCAGATCGAGACTGGAACAGTGCAGGGTCACGGCCCCCATAAATGACACAAACCAAAACCTTACTTTGCCTTTCTGGGAAGCTTAATAAGTGTTTTGGCCCACACCTGAGCTTCCCTGTAATACGCAGTCAGGAAGAAGGGTTATTCCAGGAACCATTGTCCTTCAGGTCAGAGCTTGCTAATTAGTTGACCCAGGCAGCTGGCAAACCCTTGTGCTTCACACACCTAAACCAAGGGGTTTTCCTCCCCTGTAACTTTTCCCCTGGGGCAATGATCCCATTCCCCAGAGTTTAATAACCTACACTATGTAGGATTCTTCCAGAATGTCACAGCCCATGTGACTGGGCCCATGAACTGGCAGCAGCTTCACCATGCAATGCCCAGCCATTGGGACTCAGAACAAAGTGCAATAGAGCCCCAATTTCTGCATAGGAAATCCCTAAGGGTGTTCAAGAGCAGGTCTTTGTGAGCATTCCTGGCTGAGTCACAGAGCCAGTGCTCTTTGGGGATTCCAAGAGAATCTGTCCCTCATATAGATCAAACATTCCCAGAGCAGAAATTCTTCATACCTGTGTGTGCTCTGAGCAACACCACCACCCTCCTGTAGAAGGGCAGCCAAGGTCATTAGAATGAGCTCATGGGGTTTTGTTTCATGCTTTCTTGTATTCCAAGGACTCCAAGCAAATCTGGGATCCTGCATTACCCTCAATGTCTTGAGAGCTGTGGATCTGAGGTACTGCAATAGCAATGGCAACTGGA
This genomic interval from Melospiza melodia melodia isolate bMelMel2 chromosome 23, bMelMel2.pri, whole genome shotgun sequence contains the following:
- the LOC134428429 gene encoding uncharacterized protein LOC134428429, coding for MEFPVVVIASLLGVFLAPALANLNMENNFNGQPSENSIHSEIRVSTNPRDGSEPWKTIWDFEAGYVATKVFSKNTCIIATTSKRLWLGKPFPTPPPGDKVLGPYQLPPRENRFIISRNRLQSLSPYGKRIQALCRGIPSYLAYPAPGESATDGPGAPKCAQIWTAVLLGLVLNPALADYSQKTNGNQQIIFGGDSQITITGISQGVKLNSQTRVAIIEQKSQTLSWKTIWNYNRGVIATKIIQQNTCYISIMNRTDIPSFNSLARLAAESRNLVGVLGRPTKEITFVTSGLVNNLYSYGTEIAAMCSGVTTYMAYEVHGLQANLGSCITLNVLRAVDLRYCNSNGNWNGIGNGNWNGNWNGNLNGNGNWNGNWNITGNWNGNWNGNGQVRKP